The nucleotide sequence ATCTTTCCTGTTAGTGAAATACTGTTGATTATATTCTATGAAGCTGTGCCACATTCTCCACCTCACAGAGCTTTATTCCACctgaagatttatttttttgctttctatttgtatatttttcctGTCTCTGTTTATTTCCAGTGCTGGTAAAGAGGGAAGAATTCTCCATGAATGTACAAATGAATTAGGCTGGTCAACAATGCATCCTTATTTCATTCATGAACCTGCAGCTTCTCCGTTTGACCGCTAGAGGTCATTCTCTCCACATTAGATCAGTTTTAAGAATGTctttttcaatattgataactTCTTAAAAGTTGTTTAATTACTGGTTCATCAAGCACTTTCCTGCTGGACAAAAAaaagcctaggctggttggctggtcatagctggtttaagctggaagtatcTGGTTTTTGCCTGTCTCCCagcctggttttagctggtcgttccagctggtctcccagcctgccCAGCTAAGGAAGTAGCCAAAGCCCCTCTAAAACCagtctgctgaccagctatgaccagctaagaccagccaaccagcttaggctggttttagctgtttttttcagcagggttgcACAGACAAAACTGACAACATAAGTGGAAAATGTGTGCACACAaagcaaaatatgcaaatatttgagaatattttgtttactttgcagTTTGAGTATTAGATGATTTAATAAACGTTGTCAAATTTCACTGTCTATTCTACCTTCTTCCAGAAGAGCTTATTGTAGCAGCCTAGTGTTTCTTAATGCACCGATAAAAGCCGGGCCAGTTAGAATAAAGCTCCAAGCTTGCTTGCCATTACTTATTTAACACCAAGTCCATATGCAGAATTTGCATTGCTGAAGGGATTCAGTTCCTATTTTTAGTAGTCTGTTCTTATTATTGAACTCTGTGTTGGATTATTTGCCTCATCTATGttaagtttaaaaatatgttaatccAATCAAGAAAAGGAGGCTGAAACCAGATTTTTGTGTTCGGAATCTGTATGGAAGTGGTTTTGTGTCTGGTTTCTGTAGGCATCTCCCAACAGGGGCTGGCGAAGCCATGCTAGTCAATCAAAATTTGACCCAGAATCATGGCTGATGCTACATCTGAATCATTTGCCACATCTAAAATAGATGTTAATCACATCACTTTGTGGGAAACAACACACCAGCCTTAGACTAAACAGTCAAGAAACTGGTTTACATTTGCTTagactgccatctagtggcaaGATCCATCATCAACACAAATCTgatcacaaatgtgacccttgaccacaaaaccttaagtagcacagtttttttttttttttttttaattatcgatttttcttttatgtcaaaatcactgggatgttaagtaaaaaaatccctttaagatatttggtaaatttcctactgtaattatatcaaaacctatttttgattagtaatatgcattgctgagaacttcatttagacaactttaaaggcaattttttttcaatttttagattttttttttttgcaatcccAGATTCcagtttatcaaataaatgtgtcTTGGCCAACATTCattgatggaaagcttatttattcagcttttagatcatgtataaattaaaaaaaaaaaacaacagactcttatgactggttttgtggtccagggtcacaaatgtgaggtccttattgctattttttcatatttgtgttATTCACGATTAAGGGAATGATATCTGCTTGAGAAAACATAACATTGTAGAGATTAGagtaaaatctaaattttggtGCTTATTTTTTGTAGCATCCTGATTCATGACTaggacacatttatttttaacagttttatttttgagaCATAAACTTTCACTGTGTCACTGGCCTATAACTGCAAGAAAGGGATACAGTGGCTTCTTTCCCCAATAAATTCAGGACTTAAACTAACTGACCCAGTCACCATCCAGGACCTTATAATGACCTTTTTATGACCAGAGTaggccagagagagagagagaaaagccTTTCAAAGATAACAATTTATGAGTTTAATGACTAAACAACAAATGAGTGGGTCGTATTACAAACCCCTGTAAATTTACAGcatcttttaatgtttttctttgttttcacatTATACACCATTGAAAAGATAAATATTTGTCAGAACTTGACAGACTTTTGCATATATAGTTTGTGTGGTGCAATGTCCTCTGAGCTATTTCTCACAGGAAGTGCAAGTGGAGCGTTATAGCGTGACCTCATATGACTTGTGTGCAGTGTAGAACATTATTGGAAACTTTTGCTTTAGCAGGATGTTATAGTAGTGCTTTCATTAATTTAtgtacacacagacacatgttTTCAGTAATACAAATTAACTGGAGAATGGAGAGTTTCAttaatctaaatgtatttgtaactCCGTATGATGTCTAGCTTTCCTCAAAGATTCAAGGAAATCTTTCTTCATAGCTGTGATGTCTCTGGGAGCATTTATATCATTCTACAGAGCACATCATATGCAAATGATAGTTTCATGGCACTGTGTGCTGCCGCTGCATTTGCTGTACATTAGAGGATTGATTCAGTTGCGCAATATCACATCTTTTCTCAGTCTGCAGCTGACTGTCTTTACAGTATTTCACGCTCAGCTGTACAGCTGCTTTTTGTTCCCAACGGAAAACGTAATAAATCACCTAATgagaatgtaaatgtaaaagtagCCCCGCCCACTAGGTCTCTCTTTGGCCACATTCCTTAAAGGGGTGGCGCACTAACACAGCCACGTAGTTTAAGGGGTGTGTTGGTATTTACTGACGTCAGGGCATCCAGCCTCTCGTCTCAGCTGTCAGACTTTGGTCAAGGACCATGAAAAACACTGATTTCATGGACGCCACATACCAGTGGTGATAAGACTGTTTAGTTTGGAAAAGACTAAAGGATCCCGCATTCTTGCCTCTGTCATGGTCTGAGTGCACAAGTCAAATCTGAtgcatatttctgtcacaaagCCTGAATATAGTGAAGGCTAGCGGGGTGCATTTCATGGGTTTTCCTCAGACATCCAAAAGAGGCTTATGGCAGAAAATCTATTTTGGATGAGTGTTTGGGAAACACAGAATACTGTCAACAGAAAGAAATTGAGAGACAAATGCTCTGACGTGTGttttattgcaatataatttgtgaccctggaccacaaaaccagtcttaaaggagaactccacttcacaaataatttactcacccccttgtcatccaagatgtttatgtctttctgtcttcagtcgtaaagaaatttgttttttaaggaaaacatttcaggatttttctccatataatggacttcaatggtgccccccgattttgaacttccaaaatgcagtttaaatgcagcttcaaagggctctaaatgatcccagtcgaggtagaagggtcttatttagcaaaacaatctttttttaaaaaaataaaaaataaaaacacacatccCACAGctagtgctacatgagcttttgtgcttttaaagtattcaaattaaaatttttccaaaaaaaagactgattgtttcattagataagacctttcttccttagctgggatcatttagagccttagGATGCATGATAAtgctcaaaagtgacagttttaCATTATTTGAAAGTAAAGTGATTTAAATCTTGTTCTTTTGCTCttctttactgtattttggtgTAATAAATACAGCCATTTTGAGTATAAAGAACTTAACATTAAAACTCTATTGACCCCAAGTGTTTGAAACAtagtgtaaaacatgatttttgaaggggtagttcacccaaaaatgaaaaatgtcattaattacttaccctcatgttgttccaaaccttagTTCATGTGGCATgcgtggttcaaccttaattttatgaagctacgagaatattttttatgCGCTATAAAAAACCATCgctattttagttttctttgcacacaaagtattcttgtagcttcgtaaaattaaggttgaaccacatggacaattttatcaatgtccttactacctttctgggccttgaacatggtagttgtgttccTGTccatgcaggatcagaaagctctcagatttgatcaaaaatatcttaatttgtgttcagaagatgaacgaaggtcttaagggtttggaacggtttgagggcgagtaattaatgaaagaattttcattttggtgcgAACTGTTCCGTTAAGTAATACGTTTAGGAATATGTATACCAAGTgacatttacaaacaaatgagGTTAGACGTTTTCCCAGAGCTTTAAGCTTATTTCTgctaagaaaatgtattttttttttaaaaaactgaatatgAAAGTTCCCAACATGTGACAAAGTAAGCAAATgctttctcaaaatatttatcatactcttgttttaataaacattttggtttAAAATATTGGTCCTAAAAGTGTTTAGAATAAAATTTcttctaatttaaaaacattcaccATTTTAAGTGTGGCTGAAGTATTCAAACACTTTTTAGGGCCACTGCATGCACTCACAGGAATTTTCTAACTAGCCGACTGAGAGGGAGTGATGGACGAcaaggaagaggaggaggagaaaggGCTTAGTGTTTCAAGTCCTGCCCTCTGTTCTGTTTCTCCTCCTGCTCTCTGCTTGGAAAGAGGGGGAGGGAGACACGACTGAACAGTTACCACAGGAAACGGAAAAGACCAACAGACAGAAGTCATTTCAAAACCCCGGGGCCGTGCAGAAGATTCACACTGTGTGCGTTTGCAGGGTTCTCCTCCTCCAAAACCCTTATCAGCCGCTCCTTACCTCTACTGCCGGCTCTTTCATCTCCTCGTTTCTCTGTTTGTGGCCAGCAGCCCCCACCCTGAACTCCCAGGAGAAGTTTTCTTCAACAAAAAGAGGAGATGCCCCCTCAGCCACAGGTGAACAGAAGTTTCCTGGAATTCCTCAAGAGCTTTATCGGGATTGTACGGGTCCTCCAGATCCTGCTGGGAGCTGGGCTTTGGGTCACCATCGCAGCCAACAAGTATGAAGGCTCCATTCACTATGTGCTGTTTGTGGCCGTGCTTTTCTGGCTCCTCACGTTAGCCATCTTCATCCTCACGCTTCTGGACAAGCAGGACCTCGTTCCCGTCGTCGGAGGAGAACGCTGGTTGTTAAGCAACGTCATCCACGACGTTGTCGCCACACTGCTGTATCTGTCCACCATTGGGATCATGATCTACAAAACCCAAAAGAACTCCTACTGCAACCTGGACGTCTACAAACATCACTGCTTGTACAAGGTCTACCTCACTGCCTCCGTCTTTGCCTGCCTCACCGCCAGTGCCTATCTGCTCTCCGTCATCTACGGCAGCTGCAGGAAATGTCGAGGTGAGCGAACGGTCGTGTGAACTGCGACTGCATCCCTCACAACCTGCCACAGCGAGACCTTTCGGCAAGCTTTTTGGAGACTTACAcaccttttgtttttttgtttatcaaaGCAGAGGTTTGATCCTCTTGTCTCAGGCTTTCAGGTTTGTTTGTTGCTTTTTATACAGTAATTTATAGAGCTTTTGTACTGCAGTCACACATAAAAGTCTATTTTACACTTGTGTTTATGTTGCTGGAGCTCTATTCATagtagtttatttttttgtattgtataactGACAACTCAAAGAGCAGTTTGTTGCTTGACGAAACCATATTCtttacattttgttgttttaacctTTTGATATGACATTGAGTGATTAAACAAGGCTCTGCTTCATGTCAGTGTCTTTTATCAAACATGTATGTGTGCTTGACTGTTTGACAATCCTTGAATGAATCGCACCACATCAAAGATCAGCTTTTAAAGAGAGAacttaataatttaatgcaGACAATCACGTTTTAGAAGTGTAGCATGTGGCTATTAGCAAACAGTAAATAAGagaaataaagtatatgcaacttcatttctgttttatgtGATGTTTAAATGCATGGTTTCCTAATTTACTTTGGTAATACACCAGCCAGACCGCAATATAATATACTCTTGTGTTGGTCGTGGATCATTTGCAAAGAACAGAGATGTTGGGACAGCTGTCTGTGATCTGTTTTTATGCAGTCATAAGTTTTTGGAGAAATACAGTGCGAGTCCAAACCACAAAttatgtgtgaatgtgtttctGCATTTCAGAATGTTACATCATGACATACAGTTCTTTGAAaaatacagtaccagtcaaaagtatggaataattaagatgttttatgtTTACCAATACCGTGTTCATTAGATGAaacatgcagtaaaaacagtaatattgcaaaaatattttgtaatttattacttaactattttctttttcagcagcattaatacagtcttcagtgtcatgtgataACTTCAGAAGTTACataatatgcttatttggttctcaaaaaaatttaaaaccatttaaaatgtatttactatttaaagtttgggttaagtaattaaattattataatttttttctgttttgcacattaaaaatgtcaaaagtgacaaaaacagttataatactgcaaaaaggtttctatttcaaatagctgctgttattttgtatttattactgaatgctgaaatatattaaacattaaaaacagcagcttttaaatttgataataagaaaaaaatattaaatattaatcacCAATAACAACTGATaagtagattaaaaaaaaaagtagtttttattttgttctgtcctctgaggtccacttatgttatcaagatttttacatttaaaaaaaataaaaaataaacatcatcATAGGTGTGGCGAATTGTAGActcactgctatgattggctaacagcgTACATTAATTTCTCATAGATGGACACcgctgtgatttaggtttaaAACACGTAAATAACTCTGTACATATCAAATCATTTGTAAGaagagacaaagcaatagtgatcACGTAATAAAAACGCGCTTTTGTTGCGACATCACTGTCGGATCCAGTGTAGGCGGCACAGCATTGTCTTTAGTTTCAGTCGGTTTAAAAATCCCACATCCCACATCGAACTGTGTTGCTCTGGTTACTGACGTAACCTCGGTTCTTTGAGATAAGGGAACGAGTATGTGTCGCTGACGCTATGGGTAATCGTAAATCCGTGGTAAGATGATGCGGTCTggaacttaattaaaaataaagttcatccttGGTTTCTCAGTcacccctttaaaggagaagtccacttccagaacaacaatttacagataatgtgctcacccccttgtcatcaaagatgttcatgtctttctttcttcagtcataaagaaattgtgtttttggaggaaaacattccaaaatgcagtttaaatgcagcaaaATCCCAAATATGGCTGTAAAcagtcccagctgaggaagaagagtcttatctagtgaaacgatcggttattttcattaaaaattatacgatttacatactttttaatctcaaatgctcgtcttgtcttgctctccctgaactgtgtattctggatcaagacagttaggaaaactctgattgtattttctccctcaacttaaaataatttcaaaatcatcctacattgctgcagaagttccgacccagtctttgcagtgtgaacatgcaaagaagatcatcacccttaataaaaaaggtaaaacagcgatataggacgattttgaagatgAGGGAGAACGtgacatgggagtttttcaacatacctcaactgacatgaaccggaaaaaaacaggcggggaagagcaagacaagactagtgtttgacattaaaaagtatataaattgtattattttaatgaaaattgccgatcgttttgctagataagacctttctttctcgactgggattgtttacaaccgcatttgggatcgtttgaagccacatttaaactgcattttggaagttcagactcggggcaccatagcagtctattatatggagaaaaatcctgaaatgtttagctcaaaaaacataatttctttacaactgaagaaagaaagacatgaacatcttggatgacaaggtagtgagtacattatctgtaaattgttgttctggaagtggacttctcctttaagttggcttgaaaaagcctagccagaaaatttaaagtagttttaaaatcTTGCAGTTTAAAGGTTTTCTGAAATTTTAGTTTGTTATATAGTtagtaaatttttaatttagtagttttgaaggggtcatcggatgcaaaactcactcacatgttgtttgaatacatatgcgtgttggcagtgtgtgtacacaaccaccctataatgacaaaaatccacccagtggtattttttaaaactttataagtaatatcccctttttcaaattgagccattctcaacTTCCTTTTGGTGTGatgtggctagaagggatacagctctgaccggaaactaacaatgaaatgaattgttctacctattggatttttttttacgtcTACACCTACTCCAACCCTAAACTTATCCCTTACTataatgcaaaaacagttttgttgtacagtgtgacaaaaataacgtaAATCAATATGCACATGCGTCtgtgttcgtgcaaatcattcgtgatccagcttcacctacagcagaagtgaggtATATGGGTTTTTTatacatctttgcaaattgcgtttcttaataatgtgctagttagcaagtttcacagctCGTCagcccacagaagagaggggtggggtgtgCAGAgcttattagcatttaaagcaacatgcaACAAAACCGGTTGAtatttgcagagctgatttttaaAGGTAAAAAGAGTAATTTAGGAAATTTGAACCAAaatatgttatagactttttattaagacccaaACGAATCatgtcaacttgtggaaaatgggcatctgatgacatctttaaaaataaaaaccagctaaaaccagctgatttagcaaaaaaacaacaacttaaaaatcagctagttcatcaaaaaataaacaaaaaagccaaaaaacagctgatttagcaaaaaaaaaaaaaacagctaaaaaccagctaaaacctaagagccattaataataattgagcaccaaatccacacaatagaatgttttctgaaggatcatgtgactttgagGGCTGTCTGCTAAAAATTTatcacattttaaactatattaaatacagttttactgtattttgatcaaataatgcagccttggtgaggataagagacttctttcagaaacaaaaacaagaatcCTGTTTATTGCAGACTTTTGACAGCAACTGTAAATAGTGGAGAAGGGAAGCACTGATACTTATTAATTCAACATGCCACAAGATATAGTCTGTTTCCCACGTGAAGCATTTTACCTCGACAAGGAAAACCCTTTACTAACAGAACAGATTACACTGCTGGACAAACATTGTTTTCTGATGTTTTGTCCACTGCGCTGTTCCTTTAAATTCCAGTGCTATGATTGTAATTTCTTCCTCTATCAAAACAGACCTGTTCACACTCTCtggaaaaaagttattaaatgaCACATAAATTTCTCAGTGCTAAAGCACAGTATTTACACAAACTGTTGAACTTAAAAGACATTTCCTGCTGGTGAAgagagctctctctctctctctctccaactttgcactttctctttctctctggcaTAGCAGGATATTTTCTGCTCATCATGTCATCCTTGTGTTGAGTagccaaacttttgacttgcaGCATAAAGTCTGGTCCACATTTCAGCTTATTCtagaatttgtgttttttttttatgtgatgttTAGTGGCAAGTTTATCTGAAATTAGTTGATATCATAGGAATAGACCAGTGTGggagtaatattattaataataatataaaaaaatagatgtttttttttttttttatcacaccATTGACTGCCTATTATAAGCTGTGCACaaactaattattaataattctagAACTCGTATCTATAACCCAAATTTTGGCAATGCAAACATGTACTTCATCAAAAGTGTTCATTGTTTTAACCCAATATCTTGTAAACAACTTTTCGTTTCCAGGCAGCGCGCTTgccatttttgtgtaaaatatgcTTTGGATGTTTAATGAAAGTCATTGTGCAGCGAAAGTATTGGAAGttacatgttgttgtttttttatcacTCTAGCAACAGAATAAAAGTTGGTAGAGAGCGAGCCAAACAATATGAACTGA is from Labeo rohita strain BAU-BD-2019 chromosome 13, IGBB_LRoh.1.0, whole genome shotgun sequence and encodes:
- the marveld1 gene encoding MARVEL domain-containing protein 1, with the protein product MPPQPQVNRSFLEFLKSFIGIVRVLQILLGAGLWVTIAANKYEGSIHYVLFVAVLFWLLTLAIFILTLLDKQDLVPVVGGERWLLSNVIHDVVATLLYLSTIGIMIYKTQKNSYCNLDVYKHHCLYKVYLTASVFACLTASAYLLSVIYGSCRKCRGERTVV